One part of the Phoenix dactylifera cultivar Barhee BC4 chromosome 4, palm_55x_up_171113_PBpolish2nd_filt_p, whole genome shotgun sequence genome encodes these proteins:
- the LOC120104029 gene encoding S-linalool synthase-like isoform X1, whose protein sequence is MEESLECLVERVKQEVFSPSADIYSFLPSSAYETAWVAMIPNPERRRRPMFPNCLIWMLRNQNDGGSWGELDLTIDCLTATLACTIALKTWNVGYINIEKGLKFLHAHTEKVLMKHHGGIPRWFAIIFPGMLELAKAKGLEVFPQGYTGVVEDIFNEREKIFKMEETSCGGHHLPLSLYLEALPAIYRGKHEDILKHKREDGSLFHSPSATACAFMITGDGDCKEYLEAIVQRCGHGVPPAYPVDQDLIKLCMMDHLMRLGCGEHFTKEIGDAMDHIYWNWVTEELQPSNVHDLPLQIFKDFLTFQLLRKHGHRISPERCCWFMRDPQMLLHIEENYQDFLGAMYAVYIATHLMFPEEPEFENAKTFSKKILQKGLPGKDVKDHPSALSDLQEEIEHELKHLWLARMDHLEHRTYIERTKGYNIWIGKSSSCRLTCSDDIIQLAIKNFMTRQSVYRTELEELKRWSKDTGLANMGFGRENTSYCYFVAATPIFLLLDSEVRKIIAKSAILVTVADDFFDEHGSLDELQCLTQAVQRWEGEGLSGHSKVIFETLDDLVCDIALKIFNQQGHDMKTLLQDFWREAFDVWLTESEWSRIKHAPSIDEYLRVGTLSIAIQAMYLPACYLASPKHPQSSSGTRYSKITKLLMLSTRLLNDIQSYEKEMKDGKLNMVPLYLKANPEANIEDSIAYIQNKLERFEKQLLEITMVDSNAEVPKEWKQIHLCALKGFQMLFNTFNAFDSPTALLQDITMAFYEPLAMDSQRMLLPTFVLNAHESIKENTGRLMDDSSKKEVKTQGQLQGMNGKIVYNSRAIPSKIKQSLYYVRPKCLLGLRRPSSCMFLAVPPNSPSPLLKM, encoded by the exons ATGGAGGAGTCATTGGAGTGCCTTGTCGAGAGGGTTAAGCAAGAGGTTTTCTCTCCCTCCGCTGACATATACTCCTTCCTGCCATCGTCTGCCTACGAGACTGCATGGGTAGCCATGATACCCAATCCTGAACGACGCCGTCGTCCAATGTTCCCAAACTGTTTGATTTGGATGCTTCGAAACCAAAACGATGGAGGGTCATGGGGAGAGCTCGATCTCACCATAGACTGCCTCACTGCGACTCTGGCTTGTACTATTGCGCTCAAGACCTGGAACGTTGGCTACATAAATATAGAGAAAG GATTGAAATTTCTTCATGCACACACGGAGAAGGTGCTTATGAAACACCATGGTGGCATCCCCCGATGGTTTGCCATTATATTCCCGGGCATGCTTGAGCTGGCGAAggccaaaggcttggaggtCTTTCCTCAGGGCTACACAGGAGTCGTGGAAGATATCTTCAACGAAAGggagaaaattttcaaaat GGAAGAAACATCCTGTGGGGGTCACCATCTTCCACTTTCACTGTACCTCGAGGCCTTGCCAGCAATCTACCGAGGGAAGCATGAAGATATTCTTAAGCATAAGAGAGAAGATGGGTCCTTGTTTCATTCCCCGTCTGCAACTGCTTGTGCTTTCATGATCACTGGAGATGGAGATTGCAAGGAGTATTTGGAAGCCATAGTCCAAAGATGCGGACATGGAG TTCCTCCCGCATACCCTGTGGACCAAGACCTCATAAAGCTGTGTATGATGGACCATTTGATGCGACTAGGATGTGGTGAACATTTCACCAAGGAAATAGGAGATGCGATGGATCACATTTATTG GAATTGGGTAACGGAGGAGCTGCAACCGTCTAATGTGCACGATCTGCCGCTCCAAATATTCAAAGATTTTTTAACCTTTCAACTCCTAAGAAAGCACGGCCATCGAATATCCCCAG AGAGGTGTTGCTGGTTTATGCGTGACCCACAAATGCTCCTGCACATAGAAGAGAACTATCAAGACTTCTTGGGAGCTATGTATGCTGTCTACATAGCCACACATTTGATGTTTCCAGAGGAACCAGAATTTGAAAATGCCAAAACTTTCTCCAAGAAAATATTGCAAAAGGGATTGCCAGGCAAAGATGTGAAAGACCATCCTTCGGCTCTTTCTGATCTCCAGGAGGAG ATTGAGCACGAGTTGAAGCATCTGTGGTTAGCACGGATGGATCATCTGGAGCATCGGACATACATAGAAAGAACTAAAGGCTACAATATTTGGATTGGAAAGTCCTCCTCTTGCAG GCTAACATGCTCGGACGACATTATCCAGCTTGCCATAAAAAATTTCATGACTCGCCAATCAGTCTACAGGACTGAACTCGAGGAGCTAAAGAG GTGGTCCAAAGATACGGGCCTCGCCAACATGGGCTTCGGACGAGAGAACACATCATATTGTTACTTTGTTGCTGCTACTCCCATTTTCCTTCTCTTAGACTCGGAGGTGCGGAAAATTATCGCTAAAAGTGCAATCTTAGTTACAGTTGCAGATGATTTTTTTGATGAGCACGGTTCATTGGATGAATTACAATGCCTAACTCAAGCAGTACAAAG GTGGGAAGGAGAAGGCTTATCTGGGCATAGTAAAGTTATTTTTGAGACTCTTGATGACCTCGTATGTGATATTGCATTGAAGATTTTCAACCAACAAGGTCATGATATGAAAACACTTCTTCAAGATTTC TGGCGAGAAGCATTCGATGTGTGGTTGACGGAATCTGAGTGGAGTAGAATCAAACATGCACCATCAATTGATGAATACCTTCGAGTAGGCACGCTCTCCATAGCTATACAAGCAATGTATCTCCCCGCATGTTATCTTGCAAGTCCAAAGCACCCACAAAGCTCTTCGGGAACCCGTTATAGCAAAATTACCAAATTGTTAATGCTCTCAACTCGCTTactgaatgatattcaaagctATGAG AAAGAGATGAAAGATGGAAAACTGAACATGGTGCCATTGTACTTGAAAGCGAATCCAGAGGCAAATATTGAAGATTCTATTGCATATATACAGAACAAACTAGAAAGGTTCGAGAAGCAGCTGCTTGAAATTACTATGGTTGATAGCAATGCTGAAGTACCGAAAGAATGGAAACAAATCCATCTATGTGCTTTAAAGGGGTTTCAGATGCTTTTTAACACTTTTAATGCATTCGACTCACCTACCGCGCTACTTCAAGACATTACTATGGCCTTCTACGAGCCATTAGCTATGGACTCTCAAAGAATGCTTCTGCCAACGTTTGTGCTTAATGCTCATGAGTCAATTAAGGAGAATACAGGACGGTTAATGGATGATAGTTCTAAGAAAGAAGTGAAGACTCAAGGTCAGCTTC
- the LOC120104029 gene encoding S-linalool synthase-like isoform X3 — protein MEESLECLVERVKQEVFSPSADIYSFLPSSAYETAWVAMIPNPERRRRPMFPNCLIWMLRNQNDGGSWGELDLTIDCLTATLACTIALKTWNVGYINIEKGLKFLHAHTEKVLMKHHGGIPRWFAIIFPGMLELAKAKGLEVFPQGYTGVVEDIFNEREKIFKMEETSCGGHHLPLSLYLEALPAIYRGKHEDILKHKREDGSLFHSPSATACAFMITGDGDCKEYLEAIVQRCGHGVPPAYPVDQDLIKLCMMDHLMRLGCGEHFTKEIGDAMDHIYWNWVTEELQPSNVHDLPLQIFKDFLTFQLLRKHGHRISPERCCWFMRDPQMLLHIEENYQDFLGAMYAVYIATHLMFPEEPEFENAKTFSKKILQKGLPGKDVKDHPSALSDLQEEIEHELKHLWLARMDHLEHRTYIERTKGYNIWIGKSSSCRLTCSDDIIQLAIKNFMTRQSVYRTELEELKRWSKDTGLANMGFGRENTSYCYFVAATPIFLLLDSEVRKIIAKSAILVTVADDFFDEHGSLDELQCLTQAVQRWEGEGLSGHSKVIFETLDDLVCDIALKIFNQQGHDMKTLLQDFKEMKDGKLNMVPLYLKANPEANIEDSIAYIQNKLERFEKQLLEITMVDSNAEVPKEWKQIHLCALKGFQMLFNTFNAFDSPTALLQDITMAFYEPLAMDSQRMLLPTFVLNAHESIKENTGRLMDDSSKKEVKTQGQLQGMNGKIVYNSRAIPSKIKQSLYYVRPKCLLGLRRPSSCMFLAVPPNSPSPLLKM, from the exons ATGGAGGAGTCATTGGAGTGCCTTGTCGAGAGGGTTAAGCAAGAGGTTTTCTCTCCCTCCGCTGACATATACTCCTTCCTGCCATCGTCTGCCTACGAGACTGCATGGGTAGCCATGATACCCAATCCTGAACGACGCCGTCGTCCAATGTTCCCAAACTGTTTGATTTGGATGCTTCGAAACCAAAACGATGGAGGGTCATGGGGAGAGCTCGATCTCACCATAGACTGCCTCACTGCGACTCTGGCTTGTACTATTGCGCTCAAGACCTGGAACGTTGGCTACATAAATATAGAGAAAG GATTGAAATTTCTTCATGCACACACGGAGAAGGTGCTTATGAAACACCATGGTGGCATCCCCCGATGGTTTGCCATTATATTCCCGGGCATGCTTGAGCTGGCGAAggccaaaggcttggaggtCTTTCCTCAGGGCTACACAGGAGTCGTGGAAGATATCTTCAACGAAAGggagaaaattttcaaaat GGAAGAAACATCCTGTGGGGGTCACCATCTTCCACTTTCACTGTACCTCGAGGCCTTGCCAGCAATCTACCGAGGGAAGCATGAAGATATTCTTAAGCATAAGAGAGAAGATGGGTCCTTGTTTCATTCCCCGTCTGCAACTGCTTGTGCTTTCATGATCACTGGAGATGGAGATTGCAAGGAGTATTTGGAAGCCATAGTCCAAAGATGCGGACATGGAG TTCCTCCCGCATACCCTGTGGACCAAGACCTCATAAAGCTGTGTATGATGGACCATTTGATGCGACTAGGATGTGGTGAACATTTCACCAAGGAAATAGGAGATGCGATGGATCACATTTATTG GAATTGGGTAACGGAGGAGCTGCAACCGTCTAATGTGCACGATCTGCCGCTCCAAATATTCAAAGATTTTTTAACCTTTCAACTCCTAAGAAAGCACGGCCATCGAATATCCCCAG AGAGGTGTTGCTGGTTTATGCGTGACCCACAAATGCTCCTGCACATAGAAGAGAACTATCAAGACTTCTTGGGAGCTATGTATGCTGTCTACATAGCCACACATTTGATGTTTCCAGAGGAACCAGAATTTGAAAATGCCAAAACTTTCTCCAAGAAAATATTGCAAAAGGGATTGCCAGGCAAAGATGTGAAAGACCATCCTTCGGCTCTTTCTGATCTCCAGGAGGAG ATTGAGCACGAGTTGAAGCATCTGTGGTTAGCACGGATGGATCATCTGGAGCATCGGACATACATAGAAAGAACTAAAGGCTACAATATTTGGATTGGAAAGTCCTCCTCTTGCAG GCTAACATGCTCGGACGACATTATCCAGCTTGCCATAAAAAATTTCATGACTCGCCAATCAGTCTACAGGACTGAACTCGAGGAGCTAAAGAG GTGGTCCAAAGATACGGGCCTCGCCAACATGGGCTTCGGACGAGAGAACACATCATATTGTTACTTTGTTGCTGCTACTCCCATTTTCCTTCTCTTAGACTCGGAGGTGCGGAAAATTATCGCTAAAAGTGCAATCTTAGTTACAGTTGCAGATGATTTTTTTGATGAGCACGGTTCATTGGATGAATTACAATGCCTAACTCAAGCAGTACAAAG GTGGGAAGGAGAAGGCTTATCTGGGCATAGTAAAGTTATTTTTGAGACTCTTGATGACCTCGTATGTGATATTGCATTGAAGATTTTCAACCAACAAGGTCATGATATGAAAACACTTCTTCAAGATTTC AAAGAGATGAAAGATGGAAAACTGAACATGGTGCCATTGTACTTGAAAGCGAATCCAGAGGCAAATATTGAAGATTCTATTGCATATATACAGAACAAACTAGAAAGGTTCGAGAAGCAGCTGCTTGAAATTACTATGGTTGATAGCAATGCTGAAGTACCGAAAGAATGGAAACAAATCCATCTATGTGCTTTAAAGGGGTTTCAGATGCTTTTTAACACTTTTAATGCATTCGACTCACCTACCGCGCTACTTCAAGACATTACTATGGCCTTCTACGAGCCATTAGCTATGGACTCTCAAAGAATGCTTCTGCCAACGTTTGTGCTTAATGCTCATGAGTCAATTAAGGAGAATACAGGACGGTTAATGGATGATAGTTCTAAGAAAGAAGTGAAGACTCAAGGTCAGCTTC